The Bradyrhizobium sp. WBAH42 genome includes a window with the following:
- a CDS encoding sigma-54-dependent Fis family transcriptional regulator: protein MPAASSSISDPAYLRARAMETLFERLEKLCEGAIAIDRGGRVVYVNEKYLAALGLNHPSEAIGRSIEEVIPNSLMRRVAETGEPILLDIMELGGEQLVVTRMPIEDENGTVIGAIGFVLYDHLESLKPLLARVAQLESDLRLARRQLSNARAARFTFADFVGTTPAIARAKELASRAARQSVTVLLTGETGTGKEMLAQAIHNASSRAERPFVSVNVAAIPETLIESEFFGTAPGAYTGADRRGREGKFRIADGGTLFLDEIGEMPLQLQAKLLRVLQEREIEPLGSDKITRVDVRVIAATNVDLRKRVSDGAFRADLYYRLNVLSVDLPPLRHCLDDLPDICARLLDDISASGDYVKAKITPSALAALARYDWPGNVRELRNILERALILSDSGRLTGEDVARILPIETEVRLAPPERPAGSVVPYAEAEAEFEKQTLEQALAASNGQITEAARMLRISRATFYKKLAKFGLASGSAPV from the coding sequence ATGCCTGCCGCTTCCTCCTCGATCAGCGATCCCGCCTATCTCCGTGCGCGCGCGATGGAGACGCTGTTCGAGCGGCTGGAGAAGCTCTGCGAGGGCGCGATTGCGATCGATCGCGGCGGACGCGTCGTCTACGTCAACGAGAAATATCTTGCAGCCCTCGGCCTCAACCACCCCAGCGAGGCGATCGGCCGGTCGATCGAGGAGGTCATCCCGAACAGCTTGATGCGGAGGGTGGCAGAGACCGGCGAGCCGATCCTGCTCGACATCATGGAGCTCGGCGGCGAGCAGCTCGTCGTCACCCGCATGCCGATCGAGGACGAGAACGGGACGGTGATCGGCGCGATCGGCTTCGTGCTCTACGATCATCTCGAAAGCCTGAAGCCCCTGCTCGCCCGCGTCGCCCAGCTCGAGAGCGATCTGCGGCTGGCGCGGCGGCAATTGTCCAACGCCCGCGCGGCGCGTTTCACCTTCGCCGATTTCGTCGGCACGACGCCGGCCATCGCGCGCGCCAAGGAGCTCGCCAGCCGCGCCGCGCGGCAGAGCGTCACGGTGCTGCTCACCGGCGAGACCGGGACGGGAAAGGAGATGCTGGCGCAGGCGATCCACAACGCCTCCTCGCGCGCCGAGAGGCCGTTCGTCAGCGTCAACGTCGCCGCCATCCCCGAGACGCTGATCGAATCGGAGTTCTTCGGCACTGCGCCGGGCGCCTATACCGGCGCCGACCGACGGGGACGCGAGGGCAAATTCCGCATTGCCGACGGCGGCACGCTGTTCCTCGACGAGATCGGCGAGATGCCGCTGCAGCTCCAAGCAAAACTCCTGCGCGTGCTCCAGGAGCGCGAGATCGAGCCGCTCGGCTCGGACAAGATCACCAGGGTCGACGTCCGCGTCATCGCCGCGACCAATGTGGATCTGCGCAAGCGCGTCAGCGACGGCGCATTTCGCGCCGACCTCTACTACCGTCTCAACGTGCTTTCGGTCGACCTGCCGCCGCTGCGCCACTGCCTGGACGATCTCCCTGACATTTGCGCCCGGCTGCTCGACGACATCAGCGCATCGGGCGACTACGTCAAGGCGAAGATCACGCCGAGCGCGCTCGCTGCGCTCGCCCGTTACGATTGGCCGGGCAATGTCCGCGAGCTCCGCAATATCCTCGAGCGCGCGCTGATCCTCAGCGATTCCGGGCGGCTGACCGGCGAGGATGTCGCCCGCATTCTCCCGATCGAGACCGAGGTCAGGCTTGCACCGCCCGAGCGTCCGGCCGGATCGGTGGTGCCCTATGCCGAGGCCGAGGCCGAGTTCGAGAAGCAGACGCTCGAACAGGCGCTCGCCGCCAGCAACGGCCAGATCACCGAAGCCGCCAGGATGCTGCGGATCTCGCGTGCGACCTTCTACAAGAAGCTCGCCAAATTCGGCCTCGCCTCGGGATCGGCGCCCGTCTGA
- a CDS encoding bifunctional diguanylate cyclase/phosphodiesterase, with product MNDNRYSGATEAELGFLKEIVRMLPAGLTVQDANGELLLVNDAAAAQLGLDGSRPSPDLTPRREACRQALSAGQPVVTEEALHAGAARKVLLTTHRPVRLDGRELLISASSDITEQKNFEDQLFRSAYFDELTGLPSRRVIEHRANALLARDRGDERFALAFLDVDNFKHINDYYGHAVGDALLVELSKRLGRDLRDSDMLSRISGDEFLLLLSPIQGQEEVAEFMQSTLERLTAPFFIDHSEVFASTSVGISLYPDHGSSFETLRQNADIAMYRIKNNGKGLAAFFDASMEREAQARMKVEQSLRLAILEKRFCCAFQSKVDIRTQAVKGIEALVRLRDDEGVIQAPGSFINLAGELGLIDELTHLVLAEIVKSIDLINDTFGPEATISINVAAKQAGNPEFMRSFAQALDETGFPQRFMIEVTEDAFVAKNHFQAEILPMFRKLGVGISIDDFGTGYSSLSALADITADEIKIDRSFITDIHKRPRSQGILRAIESLSEALGMTVIAEGLESYEELAYLQAATKIRYAQGYYFSRPIFLEELKLATPSSSEARVSVASRPAQQNRQGYSRASGYRR from the coding sequence ATGAACGACAATCGATATTCCGGCGCGACTGAAGCCGAGCTCGGTTTTCTCAAGGAAATCGTTAGAATGCTGCCGGCCGGCCTCACCGTGCAGGACGCGAATGGCGAACTGCTGCTGGTCAACGATGCCGCCGCCGCGCAGCTCGGCCTGGATGGCAGCCGTCCTTCACCCGATCTGACGCCGCGCCGCGAAGCCTGCCGGCAGGCCCTGAGCGCCGGCCAGCCGGTCGTGACCGAGGAAGCGCTTCACGCCGGCGCCGCGCGAAAGGTGCTGCTCACGACTCATCGTCCGGTTCGTCTCGACGGACGCGAGCTCCTGATCTCGGCATCCTCCGACATCACCGAGCAGAAGAACTTCGAGGACCAGCTGTTCCGCTCGGCCTATTTCGACGAGCTGACCGGGCTGCCCTCGCGGCGCGTGATCGAGCACCGCGCCAATGCCCTGCTCGCGCGCGACCGCGGCGACGAACGCTTTGCGCTGGCCTTTCTCGACGTCGACAATTTCAAGCACATCAACGACTATTACGGCCACGCCGTGGGCGACGCGCTGCTGGTCGAACTGTCGAAGCGGCTCGGACGTGACTTGCGCGATTCCGACATGCTCTCGCGCATCTCCGGCGACGAATTCCTGCTGCTGCTGTCACCGATCCAGGGACAGGAGGAAGTCGCCGAATTCATGCAATCGACGCTGGAGCGCCTGACCGCGCCGTTCTTCATCGACCATTCGGAAGTGTTCGCCTCGACCTCGGTCGGCATCAGCCTCTATCCCGACCATGGCAGCAGCTTCGAGACGCTGCGGCAGAACGCGGACATCGCGATGTACCGCATCAAGAACAACGGCAAGGGACTGGCCGCTTTCTTCGATGCCAGCATGGAGCGCGAGGCGCAGGCGCGGATGAAGGTCGAGCAGTCGCTGCGGCTCGCGATCCTGGAAAAGCGCTTCTGCTGCGCCTTCCAGTCCAAGGTCGACATCCGCACGCAGGCTGTGAAAGGCATCGAGGCCTTGGTGCGCCTGCGCGACGACGAAGGCGTGATCCAGGCGCCCGGCTCGTTCATCAATCTTGCCGGCGAGCTCGGCCTGATCGACGAGCTGACCCATCTCGTGCTCGCCGAGATCGTCAAGTCGATCGACCTGATCAACGACACGTTCGGCCCGGAGGCGACCATCAGCATCAACGTCGCCGCCAAGCAGGCCGGCAATCCCGAGTTCATGCGCAGCTTTGCGCAAGCGCTGGACGAGACCGGCTTTCCGCAGCGGTTCATGATCGAGGTGACGGAAGACGCCTTCGTCGCCAAGAATCACTTCCAGGCTGAGATCCTGCCGATGTTCCGCAAGCTCGGCGTCGGCATCTCGATCGACGATTTCGGCACCGGCTATTCCTCGCTCTCGGCGCTCGCCGACATCACCGCCGACGAGATCAAGATCGACCGCTCCTTCATCACCGACATCCATAAGCGTCCGCGCAGCCAGGGCATCCTGCGCGCGATCGAATCCTTGAGCGAGGCGCTCGGCATGACGGTGATCGCCGAAGGCCTCGAATCCTACGAGGAGCTGGCCTATCTGCAGGCCGCCACCAAGATCCGCTACGCGCAGGGTTATTACTTCTCGCGGCCGATCTTCCTGGAGGAGCTGAAGCTCGCAACGCCCTCCTCAAGCGAGGCGCGGGTCAGCGTGGCAAGCCGCCCGGCGCAACAGAACCGCCAGGGCTATTCCCGGGCGAGCGGGTATCGGCGGTAG
- a CDS encoding sensor histidine kinase translates to MKKLIDEFRKGWQGTAPPSLGLSIGFAVVCLLGATLVRWGLAQVRPDIYFTPYFPAVFFAAALGGFRIGIVTALVGGVLGVVLNFGDAFADRARFALLALYWAVCAMTIWGVEHYRTMLAEQRRISKRLIEEEDYRKLLVEELQHRLKNKLSTVHAVLHQVLHDQPQVWARVDPRLRSLAATDDLISRIDKAGCDIRDLLISELGPYGHVRFTLNGERLFLPPKLAVTLSLMFHELATNAGKYGAFSAPRGLLQVSWTIIDDRLTVTWDETEGPSVDKVSEPGFGTKLLKSALSAFDGRTEISYLKTGLHCIMQCRIPRSE, encoded by the coding sequence ATGAAGAAGCTGATCGACGAGTTCCGCAAGGGCTGGCAGGGTACGGCGCCGCCTTCGCTCGGTCTGAGCATCGGCTTTGCGGTGGTCTGCCTGTTGGGTGCAACCCTGGTCCGCTGGGGCCTCGCTCAGGTTCGTCCCGACATCTATTTCACGCCCTACTTCCCAGCCGTGTTCTTTGCTGCGGCCCTGGGCGGCTTCCGGATCGGCATCGTGACGGCGCTCGTCGGCGGCGTGCTCGGCGTCGTCCTCAATTTCGGCGATGCTTTTGCCGATCGCGCGCGGTTTGCCCTGCTGGCGCTTTACTGGGCCGTGTGCGCGATGACCATCTGGGGTGTCGAGCATTATCGCACCATGCTGGCCGAGCAGCGCCGAATTTCCAAACGCCTGATCGAGGAAGAAGATTATCGCAAGCTGCTGGTCGAGGAGCTCCAGCACCGGCTGAAGAACAAGCTGTCCACGGTGCATGCCGTGCTGCACCAGGTGCTGCACGACCAGCCGCAGGTCTGGGCCCGGGTCGATCCGCGGCTGCGCTCGCTGGCCGCAACCGACGATTTGATCTCGCGGATCGACAAGGCCGGCTGCGACATCCGTGACCTCCTGATCTCCGAGCTCGGGCCTTACGGCCATGTCCGCTTCACGCTCAACGGCGAGCGGCTGTTCCTGCCGCCGAAGCTCGCGGTCACGCTGTCATTGATGTTTCACGAGCTAGCCACCAATGCGGGCAAGTACGGCGCATTCTCCGCCCCGCGCGGTCTGTTGCAGGTGTCATGGACCATCATCGACGACCGCCTGACCGTCACCTGGGACGAAACCGAAGGACCGAGCGTGGACAAGGTGTCGGAGCCCGGCTTCGGCACCAAGCTCTTGAAATCGGCACTCTCGGCGTTCGACGGCAGGACCGAGATCTCGTATCTGAAAACCGGTCTGCATTGCATCATGCAGTGTCGAATTCCACGAAGCGAATAG
- a CDS encoding SDR family NAD(P)-dependent oxidoreductase produces the protein MGRLDGKVAVITGATSGIGLRTAEVFVAEGAKIVIAGRRVPEGEALAKQLGESCIFRQTDVTVEAQMQALIALAVDKFGRIDCLFNNAGGPAQTGGIEGLEVERFDAAMATLVRSVMLGMKHAAPYMKKQGAGSIINNGSIAGRLAGFSSSMVYSAAKAAVIHLTKCVAMELGESNVRVNAISPGAIATGIFGKALGLSTDAAEKTPAVMREVYKTAQPIPRAGLPDDIAQAAVFLASDESSFINGHDLVVDGAMTGGRNWSQQQQGYVALRKAFDQGA, from the coding sequence ATGGGCAGGCTGGACGGCAAGGTTGCGGTGATTACGGGAGCGACGAGCGGCATCGGATTGCGCACTGCGGAAGTCTTCGTTGCCGAAGGTGCCAAAATTGTGATCGCGGGTCGGCGCGTGCCGGAAGGCGAGGCGTTGGCGAAGCAACTCGGGGAGAGTTGCATCTTCCGTCAGACCGACGTCACCGTCGAAGCGCAGATGCAGGCGCTGATCGCGCTCGCGGTGGACAAGTTCGGCAGGATCGATTGCCTGTTCAACAATGCCGGCGGGCCGGCACAGACCGGCGGCATCGAGGGCCTCGAGGTCGAGCGGTTCGATGCGGCCATGGCGACGCTGGTGCGCAGCGTCATGCTCGGCATGAAGCACGCCGCGCCCTACATGAAGAAGCAGGGCGCGGGCAGCATCATCAACAATGGCAGCATTGCTGGCCGCCTCGCCGGCTTCTCGTCGTCGATGGTCTATAGTGCGGCCAAGGCGGCGGTGATCCACCTCACCAAATGCGTGGCGATGGAGCTCGGCGAATCCAACGTCCGCGTCAACGCGATCTCGCCCGGTGCGATCGCGACCGGCATCTTCGGCAAGGCGCTGGGGCTCTCGACCGATGCCGCCGAGAAGACGCCGGCAGTGATGCGCGAGGTCTACAAGACCGCGCAGCCGATCCCGCGGGCCGGCCTGCCCGACGACATCGCGCAGGCCGCAGTGTTCCTGGCCAGCGACGAATCCAGCTTCATCAACGGCCACGACCTCGTCGTCGACGGCGCCATGACCGGCGGCCGCAATTGGAGCCAGCAGCAGCAGGGCTATGTGGCCCTGCGCAAGGCGTTCGATCAGGGGGCGTAG
- a CDS encoding cytochrome P450 → MSMQNLAAPALPFTPPRRNELTHIPGDEGWPIIGKTFQVLADPKGHIEANGAKYGLVYRTHFFGETNVVLLGPEANELVLFDQQKLFSSTHGWDKVLGLLFPRGLMLLDFEEHRLHRKALSVAFKSGPMKSYLGDLDRGISARVAQWKAKPGEMQLYPAMKQLTLDLAAASFLGADIGPEVDEINRAFIDMVAAAVTPIRRPLPGTQMARGVKGRKRIIAYFREQIPLRRGNHGGDDLFSQLCRATHEDGALLSDQDIIDHMSFLMMAAHDTLTSSLTSFIGELAANPDWQDRLRAEVLALGLVSGAPTSFDDLEKMPLTEMAFKEALRIKPPVPSMPRRAMRDFSFKGFAIPAGTAVGINPLYTHHMKEIWPEPDRFDPLRFTEDAQRGRHRFAFVPFGGGAHMCLGLHFAYMQAKCFARHFLENIEVSLAPGYKPDWQMWPIPKPRDGLRVRVRAV, encoded by the coding sequence ATGTCGATGCAGAATTTGGCCGCCCCTGCGCTTCCGTTCACTCCGCCGCGGCGCAACGAGCTGACCCACATTCCCGGCGACGAAGGCTGGCCGATCATCGGCAAGACCTTTCAGGTGCTCGCCGATCCCAAGGGCCACATCGAAGCGAACGGCGCCAAGTACGGCCTGGTCTACCGCACGCATTTTTTCGGCGAGACCAATGTCGTGCTGCTCGGGCCCGAGGCCAACGAGCTCGTGCTGTTCGACCAGCAGAAGCTGTTCTCCTCGACTCATGGCTGGGACAAGGTGCTGGGGCTGTTGTTTCCGCGCGGATTGATGCTGCTGGATTTCGAGGAGCATCGCCTGCATCGCAAAGCGCTCTCGGTCGCCTTCAAATCCGGGCCGATGAAGTCCTATCTCGGAGATCTCGACCGCGGCATTTCCGCGCGCGTCGCGCAATGGAAGGCCAAGCCGGGCGAGATGCAGCTTTATCCGGCGATGAAGCAGCTCACACTCGATCTCGCCGCGGCCTCGTTCCTCGGCGCCGATATCGGGCCCGAGGTCGACGAGATCAACCGCGCCTTCATCGACATGGTGGCGGCCGCCGTCACCCCGATCCGCCGTCCCCTGCCCGGCACCCAGATGGCGCGAGGGGTGAAGGGACGCAAGCGCATCATCGCCTATTTCCGCGAGCAGATTCCGCTGCGACGCGGCAATCACGGCGGCGACGATTTGTTCTCGCAGCTCTGCCGCGCCACCCATGAGGACGGCGCGCTGCTGTCGGACCAGGACATCATCGACCATATGAGCTTCCTGATGATGGCCGCGCACGACACGCTGACCTCGTCGCTGACCTCCTTCATCGGCGAGCTCGCCGCCAATCCGGACTGGCAGGACCGGCTGCGCGCGGAGGTGCTCGCGCTCGGTCTCGTCTCCGGCGCGCCGACCAGCTTCGACGATCTGGAAAAGATGCCGCTGACCGAGATGGCATTCAAGGAAGCGCTGCGGATCAAGCCGCCGGTGCCGTCGATGCCGCGCCGCGCGATGCGCGATTTCAGCTTCAAGGGTTTTGCGATCCCCGCCGGCACGGCGGTCGGCATCAACCCGCTTTATACGCACCACATGAAGGAGATCTGGCCGGAGCCGGACCGTTTCGATCCCCTGCGCTTCACCGAGGACGCGCAGCGCGGCCGCCACCGCTTCGCCTTCGTGCCGTTCGGCGGCGGCGCGCATATGTGCCTCGGCCTGCACTTCGCCTACATGCAGGCGAAATGTTTCGCGCGGCATTTCCTGGAGAACATCGAGGTGTCGCTCGCGCCAGGCTACAAGCCGGACTGGCAGATGTGGCCGATCCCGAAGCCGCGAGACGGGCTGCGGGTGCGAGTGAGGGCGGTTTAG
- a CDS encoding LLM class flavin-dependent oxidoreductase codes for MARLKFGAFLAPHHPIGEHPMLQFRRDLDLVEQLDALGYDEFWCGEHHSSGWEMIASPEMFLAAAGERTKRIKLGTGVVSLPYHHPFNVAQRMVQLDHMTGGRAIFGSGPGALASDAHTLGIDPMTQRDRQDEAIGVIRRLFNGERVTARSDWFTMNDAALQILPLQEEMPFVVASQISPSGMTLAGKYGIGIISLGSMTTQGLMSLQQQWQFAEDAAKKHGTKVDRADWRVLLTWHIAETREQARREAGAGLMRWHNEYNVGTLQRPGLTAFSSPDEAVDKTAFVEGAASTIGTPDDLVKTIKNVMQVSGGVGAIIGFVHDWANPENTRRSWDMVARYVVPEINGYIDGLRRSQKFVIENRAIFERAGQAVMAKIMENEKAAEALKVTGPGRVAIPAVNAPDLQKEAAKR; via the coding sequence ATGGCGCGCCTGAAGTTCGGAGCCTTTCTTGCCCCGCATCACCCGATCGGGGAGCATCCGATGCTGCAGTTCCGGCGCGATCTCGACCTCGTCGAGCAGCTGGATGCGCTCGGCTATGACGAGTTCTGGTGCGGCGAGCATCATTCCTCGGGCTGGGAGATGATCGCCTCGCCCGAGATGTTCCTGGCCGCGGCCGGCGAGCGCACCAAGCGGATCAAGCTCGGCACCGGCGTGGTGTCGCTGCCCTATCACCATCCCTTCAACGTCGCCCAGCGCATGGTGCAGCTCGATCACATGACCGGCGGCCGCGCCATTTTCGGCTCCGGACCGGGCGCGCTCGCCTCCGATGCGCACACGCTCGGCATCGATCCGATGACGCAGCGCGATCGCCAGGACGAGGCGATCGGCGTGATCCGCCGCCTCTTCAACGGCGAGCGCGTCACCGCCAGGAGCGACTGGTTCACCATGAACGACGCCGCGCTGCAGATCCTGCCCTTGCAGGAGGAGATGCCGTTCGTGGTGGCCTCGCAGATCTCGCCCTCCGGCATGACGCTGGCCGGCAAATACGGCATCGGCATCATCTCGCTGGGCTCGATGACGACGCAGGGCCTGATGTCGCTGCAGCAGCAATGGCAGTTCGCCGAGGATGCCGCCAAGAAGCACGGCACCAAGGTCGATCGCGCCGACTGGCGCGTGCTCTTGACCTGGCACATCGCGGAGACGCGTGAACAAGCCCGACGCGAGGCCGGCGCGGGCCTGATGCGCTGGCACAACGAATATAATGTCGGCACGCTGCAGCGGCCGGGCCTCACCGCGTTCTCCTCGCCCGACGAGGCCGTCGACAAGACCGCCTTCGTCGAGGGCGCGGCGTCCACCATCGGCACGCCCGACGATCTCGTCAAAACCATCAAGAACGTGATGCAGGTCTCCGGCGGCGTCGGCGCCATCATCGGCTTCGTGCACGACTGGGCCAATCCGGAAAACACACGCCGAAGCTGGGACATGGTGGCGCGCTACGTCGTGCCCGAGATCAACGGCTACATCGACGGGCTGCGGAGGTCGCAAAAATTCGTGATCGAGAACCGCGCGATCTTCGAGCGTGCGGGCCAGGCCGTGATGGCCAAGATCATGGAGAACGAGAAGGCCGCCGAGGCGCTGAAGGTCACCGGCCCCGGCCGCGTCGCCATTCCCGCCGTCAACGCGCCGGATCTGCAGAAGGAAGCGGCGAAGCGGTAG
- a CDS encoding PHB depolymerase family esterase produces MSLARNIDLLRRLPRLDGLRFAEPGRGAGGFSPLQEVTGFGDNPGALRMFAFVPAQLQRPRALVVVLHGCGQTAAGYDLGAGWSTLAQHYGFALLMPEQQRINNANICFNWFNPEDTARDSGEPRSIRAMIAHMVKAHRIDPRRVFITGLSAGGGMTSVMLATYPEVFTAGAIIAGLPYGIASNLREALDGMFHSPARPGRELGDLVRSASDHRGPWPRVSVWHGSADRTVNPGNANEIVKQWLDLHGLPEVPMAETNVDGYPRQAWWDKDGETLVESFAITDMAHGTPLGLADNDQRYGIEGAFLIEAGISSSYHIAKFFGLTGWIPDAATKKAEAKPAMKSATKPAAKPALSPAPHLARSIRTAVAAEPAEPRREMARGFDLGQIITRALTAAGLMK; encoded by the coding sequence GTGTCGTTAGCCAGAAATATCGATCTCTTGAGACGTCTGCCCAGGCTGGACGGACTGCGCTTCGCCGAGCCCGGCCGCGGTGCAGGTGGATTCAGCCCGCTGCAGGAGGTCACTGGCTTCGGCGACAATCCCGGCGCCTTGCGCATGTTCGCGTTCGTGCCGGCGCAATTGCAGCGGCCGCGCGCGCTCGTCGTCGTGCTGCATGGCTGCGGGCAGACGGCGGCCGGTTACGATCTCGGCGCGGGCTGGTCGACGCTCGCGCAGCATTACGGCTTTGCGCTGCTGATGCCCGAGCAGCAGCGCATCAACAACGCCAACATCTGCTTCAACTGGTTCAATCCGGAGGACACCGCGCGGGACAGCGGCGAGCCGCGTTCGATCCGCGCGATGATCGCGCACATGGTGAAGGCGCATCGCATCGATCCCAGGCGCGTCTTCATCACCGGCCTGTCGGCCGGCGGCGGCATGACCTCGGTGATGCTCGCGACCTATCCGGAAGTCTTTACCGCGGGCGCGATCATTGCCGGGCTGCCTTACGGCATCGCCTCCAATCTGCGCGAGGCGCTCGACGGCATGTTTCATTCTCCGGCGCGTCCTGGGCGCGAGCTCGGCGATCTCGTGCGCAGCGCCTCCGATCATCGCGGGCCATGGCCGAGGGTTTCGGTGTGGCACGGCAGCGCCGACCGCACCGTCAATCCCGGCAATGCCAACGAGATCGTCAAGCAGTGGCTGGACCTGCACGGTCTGCCCGAAGTGCCGATGGCGGAGACCAATGTCGACGGCTATCCGCGCCAGGCCTGGTGGGACAAGGACGGCGAGACGCTGGTCGAGTCCTTTGCCATCACCGACATGGCGCACGGCACGCCGCTTGGGCTGGCCGACAACGATCAGCGCTACGGCATCGAAGGCGCCTTCCTGATCGAGGCCGGCATCTCATCGTCCTATCACATCGCTAAGTTCTTCGGCCTCACCGGCTGGATTCCGGACGCCGCCACGAAGAAGGCGGAGGCCAAGCCTGCCATGAAGTCCGCTACGAAACCTGCCGCGAAACCGGCGCTCTCGCCTGCGCCGCATCTCGCCCGCTCGATCCGCACCGCGGTTGCCGCAGAGCCGGCCGAGCCGCGACGCGAAATGGCGCGCGGCTTCGATCTCGGCCAGATCATCACCCGCGCGCTGACGGCCGCGGGATTGATGAAGTAG
- a CDS encoding MBL fold metallo-hydrolase, translating into MTEQNDTQESRQAKAGAIIVPVTLFEQNCTIIWDEPSKKAVVIDPGGDVPKILDAIKQTGVTVEKIWLTHGHIDHVGGAAELRDALKVPIEGPHVADKFLLDNVVASGARFGMTGGRDFTPDRWLDEGERVSIGDLHFDILHCPGHSPGSVVFFNKDLRFAHVGDVLFAGSVGRTDLPGGSHATLIDSIKTKLLPLGDDVGFICGHGAGSSIGQERMTNPFITGEM; encoded by the coding sequence ATGACCGAGCAAAACGACACCCAAGAATCCCGGCAAGCCAAGGCGGGCGCGATCATCGTTCCCGTGACGCTGTTCGAGCAGAACTGCACCATCATCTGGGACGAGCCTTCCAAGAAGGCCGTGGTGATCGATCCCGGCGGCGACGTGCCGAAGATTCTGGATGCGATCAAGCAAACCGGCGTCACCGTGGAGAAGATCTGGCTGACCCATGGCCATATCGATCACGTCGGCGGCGCAGCCGAGCTGCGCGATGCGCTGAAGGTGCCGATCGAGGGTCCGCATGTCGCGGACAAGTTCCTGCTCGACAACGTCGTGGCGAGCGGCGCGCGCTTCGGCATGACCGGAGGACGCGATTTCACGCCCGACCGCTGGCTCGACGAGGGCGAGCGCGTGTCGATCGGCGACCTGCACTTCGACATCCTGCATTGCCCGGGCCACTCGCCGGGCAGCGTAGTGTTCTTCAACAAGGATCTGCGCTTTGCCCATGTCGGCGACGTGCTGTTCGCCGGCTCGGTCGGGCGCACCGACCTGCCCGGCGGCAGTCACGCCACGCTGATCGACTCGATCAAGACGAAATTGCTGCCGCTCGGCGACGACGTCGGCTTCATCTGCGGCCATGGCGCCGGCTCGAGCATCGGCCAGGAGCGGATGACCAATCCGTTCATCACCGGCGAGATGTGA